In a single window of the Acipenser ruthenus chromosome 8, fAciRut3.2 maternal haplotype, whole genome shotgun sequence genome:
- the LOC117407276 gene encoding beta-galactoside alpha-2,6-sialyltransferase 2-like, with protein MKSKFKQWKQLVLIGMLLWVLIILALFTYFMDLHMDELHASVSLSYFETRRLNPIQGNNRVIMGSVQDPPVSDANSRNDIIFYNQDLNKQTADSLNTDSWSSFDNTVKSMWERGGQMKRTSNEDDTLAAGQQQSESLINKHMEKLLPGEEGTDENQIQLKWRKNSRRGNSMRWKDKELGIGDDLEEYYFMQSRSVISKLWKGNVSSKMLNPRLQKAMKNYMNANKHHVYFRGKMSSKKLSREKLLCEMKNKLKVRTLDGMETPFSTLGWEKHVPKVSIDKLYPSGFRSCAVVTSAGAMLNSSLGKEIDSHEAVLRFNAAPLEGYQKDVGNKTTIRIINSQILVNPNFHFNTSALYKDITLVAWDPAPYSVNLHKWYKNPDYNLFTPYVEYRRKHPVQSFYILHPKFIWQLWDLIQGNTLEPIQPNPPSSGFIGILMMMSLCDEVHVYEYIPSLRQTDLCHYHERYYDAACTLGAYHPLLYEKLLVQRINKGTDIDVQKKGKVILPGFSAIKCDK; from the exons ATGAAATCCAAATTTAAACAGTGGAAGCAGCTGGTGCTTATTGGAATGCTGTTATGGGTCCTCATCATCCTGGCcctgtttacctatttcatggaccTGCATATGGATGAGCTGCATGCTTCAGTCTCCCTATCATACTTTGAGACTAGAAGGCTGAACCCTATTCAGGGTAACAACCGGGTCATCATGGGATCTGTACAAGACCCTCCGGTTTCTGATGCCAACAGCCGTAATGACATCATCTTCTATAACCAAGACCTTAACAAGCAGACAGCAGACTCTTTAAATACAGACAGTTGGTCGAGTTTTGACAACACCGTGAAATCCATGTGGGAAAGAGGAGGTCAAATGAAAAGGACTAGCAATGAAGATGATACGTTAGCTGCTGGTCAGCAACAATCTGAAAGCCTTATTAACAAACACATGGAGAAACTACTCCCTGGGGAAGAAGGCACTGATGAAAACCAAATTCAGTTGAAGTGGAGGAAGAATTCTAGGCGAGGAAACTCCATGCGCTGGAAGGACAAGGAGTTAGGGATAGGTGACGATTTAGAGGAATACTATTTTATGCAATCCAGGTCTGTCATTTCCAAACTGTGGAAAGGGAACGTGTCCTCCAAGATGCTGAACCCACGATTGCAGAAGGCCATGAAAAACTACATGAATGCCAACAAACACCATGTATACTTCAGAGGAAAGATGAGCTCTAAAAAGCTAAGCAGGGAAAAACTGCTTTGTGAGATGAAGAACAAGCTGAAAGTGAGGACTCTGGATGGGATGGAGACGCCCTTTTCTACACTCGGATGGGAGAAGCACGTTCCGAAGGTTTCCATTGACAAACTCTATCCGTCCGGCTTCAGAAGCTGTGCCGTTGTCACATCTGCAGGTGCAATGCTGAACTCCTCATTGGGGAAAGAAATTG ATTCCCATGAAGCAGTCTTGAGGTTCAATGCTGCCCCATTAGAGGGTTATCAGAAGGATGTGGGAAATAAGACTACTATTCGCATTATTAATTCCCAG attctgGTCAATCCGAATTTCCACTTCAATACCAGCGCACTGTACAAAGATATCACGTTGGTTGCCTGGGATCCAGCCCCTTACTCTGTAAATCTCCACAAG TGGTATAAGAATCCGGACTACAACCTCTTCACACCCTATGTGGAATATCGAAGAAAGCACCCGGTTCAGTCCTTCTACATACTCCACCCTAAATTTATCTGGCAGCTGTGGGATTTAATCCAGGGAAACACCCTGGAGCCAATTCAGCCCAATCCACCTTCCTCTGGCTTTATTG GAATCCTCATGATGATGTCACTCTGTGATGAAGTCCATGTCTACGAGTACATCCCCTCACTGCGGCAGACAGACCTGTGTCACTACCATGAGCGATACTACGATGCTGCCTGTACCCTGGGAGCGTACCACCCACTGCTCTACGAGAAACTGCTGGTTCAGAGAATCAACAAGGGGACGGACATCGACGTGCAGAAGAAGGGAAAAGTTATCCTTCCTGGGTTCAGTGCCATAAAGTGTGACAAATGA